The genome window ATGCTTTTTTCTATGTCTAACGAACGAGGCCTTGTTCGATTTAAATAAAACTCTGAAACCTTATCAGAAGGGTCACAACTATTAGAAAATAGTTAATTAAACTAAtccaaattaataaaagattATTAATTCGAACAATTGCTCTCAAATGGAATTATATCCATTGACTATGTGAAGTCAAAGGAAAATATTGCAGATCCTTTGACAAAAGGCCTGCCAAGAGAGCAAATCAAATTTACATCGAGGGGAATGGGATTAAAGCCAATCCAATGAATCAAACCTGGTCGAAACCTAACCTAGTTGATTGGAGATCCCATGGTCTAGGTTCAATAGGCAAACTGGTTGGGTAAGATTCAAAAGTTGAACACACAATTCAACTCATTCCTATAATGGTTAGTGTGTTATCTGTTTTTAccattaaatattatataattttatataatattcaaagcCCAAATCGTTTTTGAAGCCCAATTTGCTTCCACTTGGCCCACTTCCATTTACTAAGTGTGGGACTTCCACACTTATAAAGACCTCACTCTTTCTACTACTTCTACCAATGTGGGACAAGGTTcttgaatttcattcaaacttccaacaatACCCCacatttgaattgaaattctaGACCCCACATTTGAAATGTTATACTCATAGTGCTAAATGAATGTAATGCATTTGAGAGGAAGCAGATGTTATATACATCAGGAAAAGTGTCTTTTGTACTTGAACTTACCCTAGTGAAAACATATCGGATTTACTTGGTAACGCAGTGGATATAATTGATCTTGAACTGTTCACCGCTATAGTAAACCTAGACAATCCGTCTCACACATATAACAACTTAACAAACGTTAGTTCATAcgtttttgttcattttggtCCTGAACATATCCCAGGTTTCATGAGAGCTTTAGAGAACTTAGCCTTTTTTCATTCTCATAAATGCGACCCCACATTTACTCCCATATAGGTGACACCAATTAAGAGTTTTATGCCTAAACTCCTCTTAATAAGATATTAGTGTCATTAAATGCAAAGCATAACCTTCACATCAACAGACAACACACTAACCATCATAGGAATGAGTTGAATTGTGTGTTCAACTTTTGAATCTTACCCAACTAGTTTGCCTATTGAACCTAGACCATGGGATCTCCAATCAACTAGGTTAGGTTTCCGCCAGGTTTGATTCATTGGACTGGCTTTAATCCCATTCCCCTCGATGTAAATTTGATTTGCTCTCTTGGCAGGCCTTTTGTCAAAGGATCTGCAATATTTTCCTTTGACTTCACATAGTCAATGGATATAATTCCATTTGAGAGCAATTGTCTAATTGTATTATGCCTACGCCTAATATGTCTTGACTTTCCATTGTATACACCACTCTTGGCTCTTGCTTGTATTGTCATACTATCACAGTGTATACAAATTGCTGTCATAGGCTTAGGCCACATTGGAATGTCCTCTAGGAAGTTTCTCAGCCATTCTGCTTCTTCAGCAGCTTTATCTAAGGCTACAATCTCTGATTCCATTGTAGATCATGCTATACACGTCTGTTTAGAGGATTTCCAAGATACTGCAGCTCCACCTAATGTAAACACATATCCACTAGTTGATATGGTTTTTGTACTGTCAGAAATCCAATTTGCATCACTATAGCCTTCTAGAACTGGTGGATATCTTGTATAATGCAATCCATAATCTTGGGTGTATTTCAAATATCTTAACACCTTGATTAATGCCTCCCAATGATCATGTCCATGATTGCTTGTGTATCTACTAAGTCTGCTTACTAAATAAGCTAAGTCTGGCCTTCTAGAATTCATTAAATACATTAGGCTCCCAATTACTTGGGAATACTCCAATTGAGAAATTGCATCTCCACTATTCTTCTTTAACTTGCAATTTACGTCAAAAGGAGTCACAGCAGGTTTGCAGTCAAATTGACCAAactttcttaaaaaaatttccgcATAATGGGATTGAGTAAGAATATACCCATCactatttcttttgatttgaATTCCCAAAATGACATCAACTTGACCTAAGTCTTTCATGTCAAAACTTGAATTCAACATCTTCTTTGTAGAATTTATTGCATCTTTACTTGTTCCCATTATGAgcatgtcatcaacatataaacaTACAAGAACACAAGAATTCTTGTTGTTCTTTATGTAAACACATTTGTCACATTCATTGATCTTAAATCCGTGTGACATCATTGTATGATCAAACTTTTGATGCCATTGTTTTGGAGCTTGTTTAAGTCCATATAAAGACTTAACAAGTTTACAGACTTTAGTTTCTTGACCTTTTATTACAAAACCTTCTGGTTGATCCATGTATATTTCTTCATCTAATTCTCCATTTAAGAAAGCTGTTTTtacatccatttgatgtaTGTCCATATTATGTATAGCAGCTATAGCAATTAACATCCTTATAGATGTAATTCTTGATACTGGAGAATAAGTGTCGAAATAATCCAACCCTTCCTTTTGCCGATACCCTTTAGCAACTAAACGTGCCTTGTATTTATCAACAGTACCATTGGCTTTTagctttcttttaaaaattcatttatatccAATTGGTTTGTTACCAGGTGGTAAATCAACCAATTCCCACTTATGGTTCTGCATAATGGATTCTATTTTGCTATTAACAGCTTCCTTCCATAAAGGAGCTTCAGGTGAAGCCATAGCTTCTTTATAAGTTTGTGGTTCTTCTTCAGTCAAGAAACTTACAAAATCTGGTCCAAAACTTTTTAGTGTTTTAGTCCTCTTTCCTCTTCTAGGTtccacttctttttcttggacaCCTGAAGAGGATGGTTCATCAGGATTTCCATCATGTACTTTCCTCTTGTTTGAATCGGACCTCTTTTCTTTGTAAGGAAAAATTTCCTCAAAGAAATCAGCATCAACAAATTCTATAATTGTGTTAACATGTATATCAGAAATATCAGATTTAATAACTAAAAATCTATAACCAGCACTTGTGTTAGCAAAACCTATGAAAACACAATCAATTGTTTTAGGTCCAAGTTTTACCCTTTTTGGTAAGAGTACTCGTACTTTAGCTAGGCAACCCCACACTTTCAGTGTCTTGTATGTAGGAATCCGTCCTTTCCACATTTCGTAAGGAGATTTTTTAGTCTTCTTATGTGGAATTCTGTTCAAGATGTGATTCGCAGTAAGTAAGGCTTCACCCCACAGATTGTGTGGAAGCCTAGAGCTATTCAACATGGAATTTATCATATCCTTGAAagttctatttttcctttctgccACACCGTTTTGTTGCGGTGTATATGGTGCAGTGGTTTGATGTGTAATTCCATGATTTGcacaaaaatcagaaaatgcAGTGGACTCATATTCTCCACCTCTATCTGATCTAAGTACTTTCACTTTTTTATCAAGTTGATTCTCAACTTCTGCCTTGTATGTCTTAAACATCTGTAAGGCTTCATCCTTGCTATGTATTAAGTATAAATAACAATACTTACTGCAATCATCTATAAATgttatataataatttttccCACCACGAGTTGGTGTAGATTTAAAGTCACAAAGGTCTCTATGAATTAATCCAAGTAATTCATTTGACCTTTCTTGAACAGATTTAAAGGCTTGCCTAGAAAACTTGGATTCTGTACAAGTTTCACACTTATTATCAAAGTTAATATCAAATTTAGGCAATAAACCTAGATGCATCATTCTATGCATAGATCGATAATTTAAATGACCTAATCTAGCATGCTAAATATTTGAAGACTCAGCAAAGTAAACGGAaaccttatttatattataaaaagcATCATTGCCAGTTACATTGAGTTTGAACAAGCCATCAGCAAGGTACCCCTTCCCTACAAACAACCCTCATTTGGTTAGGATGAACTTGTCAGATTCAAATACAAGTTTGAAACCATTTTACTAAGAATAGGGACAGACACTAAGTTCTTCCTAATTTCAGGAACATGCAGCACGTCCAAAAGGGTTAAAACCTTCCCAGAAGTGAACTTTAGCAGCACATTGCCTTTGCCTTCAACTGCAGATACAGAGGCATTTCCCATGTACAGTTTCTCACCACCAGAATTCTATTTGTAATTAGTGAACAGATTTCTGTCACCACAAATGTGCCTAGTAGCACCTGTATCAATCCACCAGTCCTTAGTATCAGAAACTATATTGGTTTTAGACACTACAGCCACAAACTTTTCATTGATTTCAGTCACGTTGGCTTGAGGATTGGTTGGATTTTGGTTTCTTCGGTGGCGGCAATCTTGTGCTTTATGCTATGTTTTTCCACATACCCAGAAAGTGCCTTTGACTTTCTTGAAATCCTTGCCTTTTGGTGCGTGAGTATTGGCATAGTTCTTTGCAGCTTTCTTGCCCTTGTTTTTCTAGAACTTTGGCTTTGATGTCTCAACGACATTGGCTTTGGCTTCCATGATAGGCACGTCACCCTTGTCACCTTTCCTGTGATCCTCCTCAACTCGAAGCCTCAAAATCAGCCATAGACATCTCTCTGCGCTTCTGCTTCAAGTAAATTTTGAAGTCTTTCCATGATGGAGGCAGTTTCTCTTTGATTGCTCCAACCTGGAAGTGTTCATTAATAGAACACCCCTCTGCAAGCAAATCATGGATCGGAATTTGAAGTTCTTCAACCTGTTTAATAACAGTCTTCGAATCAACCATGGCATACTTGAGAAATTTTCCAATCACGAACTTTTTGGCACAAgcatcttttgttttgtattttttctcAAGTAATTCCCAAACTTCCTTTGCAGAATTGTATGACGAATAAATGTCATACAGAGTATCATCAAGCCTGTTAAGGATGTAGTTTCTGCACAGGAAATTAGATTGTTTCCAAGCCTCAATGGTCATCATTGTTTCCTTAGACATTGGATTTTCTCCTGATTTGGGAGCCTCCTCTTTGACAACATGTGCTAGATTCATGGTTGTGAGATAGAACAACATCTTCTGTTGCCATCTCTTGAAGTCAATTCCCTTGAACTTCTCAGGCTTCTCGTCATGAGGATTCTTAGTCACCCCATTCACAGTCACTGATGATTGTGAATCCATCTATTACTGTCTTAGATTGTTGGAAAAACAACAATCAGTGactaaataaaacaattatattaaCATAATTTATAACAAACTGTAATACATAATGCTGTATGTAAACAATAAATGAAACTGACTTGGATTCGAGATAGAGGCTTGCAGATTTGATGCAATGTCCTAAAGATAGTAATTTCACCCATTCTCAGTGCTTGAAGTTCTACAGGTGACTGTCTCCCATGATTCAACTACCTGTATTCTAAGCCGTAGCACTCGGACTTAGAATCTGGCGAACGTTGTTTGTTTTCCTCTCACACAAGATGAAATGCTTATGGAATGCCTTTTTCTATGTCTAACGAATGAGGCCTTGTTCGATTTAAATAAAACTCTGAAACCTTATCAGAAGGGTCACAACTGTTAGAAAACAGCTAATTAAACTAATCcgaattaataaaaaattattacttcaaaaacaaaaaattaatttatatctAAAAGTGCCCAAAGGCCCAAAGCCCAAATCGTTTTTGAAGCCCAATTTGCTTCCACTTGGCCCACTTCCATTTACTAATTGTGGGACTTCCACACTTACAAAGACCTCACTCTTTCTACTTTCTACCAATGTGGGACAAGGTTCTtaaatttcattcaaacttCCAACAGTATCAACATGAATTCGGAGCAGAAACTAACATTGGCAGTGCCACAATTGTGAGAATAGAATTAATGGGATTACTTACCTCTGTTCCAATTAAAATCATTCTTGAGCAGAATGTCTCCACTTGGCTTAAAAGGTCCATGCTCACCGAAAGCTCCAATTCCAACAGATGAACAACCAGGCCCTTCAAAACTTAGAAAGTTCAATTTCAGTCTTTTTAGCATTGCTTAATGCACATATAAATtctcaaaaacaaacaaaaaaagcatATAAGTTGGCCAAAGACCAACAGTCTTTAAAGCATGTGGAAGAATTTAGGTAAGCTCACCTCCATTAAACCAAAGAACAAGAGGCTTTGAAGCAGGATCAGTTTCTGCTTCAACAAAGTAGTAGAAAAGTGATCTCTGTTGCTTTTCATCCACAGTTATATATCCTGCATATTGCTGGAAATTGGCCTGTGGATGTGGTTGACGTGGCAAACTGGTAATTTTATCAGCCTCTGGGAGCGAGTTTGCTGTTAAACATGCTTGGATGAGAGCTGCACAGATCGTGGTGACGCTAATCCATTGGCGAGGTTGCATAAtgaatttgtgtgtgtgtgtgtgtgtgtgtgtgagagagagagagagagagagagagagagagagagagagagaaacttttCTTGGTTTGACTAGCAACTTGCAAGGGAAAAGAGCCAAAGAGCTCATATAGTGGTCAAAGTCATATTCTATTTTTCCACTAAGATGTTAGATTAACATTCCACTGTCTGTCTAGTTTAACCGGCTATGAAGGTAATTGATAGGAACCATGGGAAGAACTTGCTTGTACAAAACTGGCTTGCAAATAAAGGGTGCTCAAACTCATCTACTAGCCGAATATGTTCAATAGGTGCACCATTCTATTCACCCCGTTGTGAATAATTAATCTTTAGCATACACATACCATAATCGgatcattttttaaaatcaccaTATATTCTGggtacaaaaataattaaattggaGATATTCTAGTAACTCATATGTATTCAACAAATTGAATGTTTTGGTAATAATTAAGATCCTCACAATAAACCGTTCATTTAGTTAATACACTTAAATGACTAAAATATCGTAAATTTGATTGAGTTTCTCATAGAGAGGATCTTTAAATTGTGATTTAGAAATGAAGGTTTTCAATTTGACATGTGTATGGTGAAGATACGCTATAGTCACAATGAGGTGCACAAGGAAATACATCCAACGGATCCACCTAAATATCCTTATATTGGTACTAGTATACTTATTgactaattttaaaaaacatcaAATAACAGCTTCACTAGATAACCTTTAATAATGAGGCTCATATATGACATTCAAAGCAGGAAGTCCAAGAGGGCAATAAACCTAATAtgctaaaaaaataaaactaaagtGGACAAAACCCGCACCAATAACTACAAGCCCACATTACTAGCTCTTGATCACGTagtatttctctttttaatattAGTGCACTACTCATTATGGTTCAATGATCTAAACTATCTAGTTTTTAGATCACCAATTAAGAAAAATTGCttcaaaaattaagaaaaatacgAAATCATTTGGACCATTTGATTATGATAATGAAATTTTCGCTATTTTAGTGGAAAGGTCATGTgcgtttatttattttgctaGTGTTAGATGACTAAATGCTTTCGAATAAGGATTATCATTCAATGAGGTCCTCAAAATGGGTAAAGAGCTGAAAACCCACCCCCCCCCGGCGCCGAACTATAATGCTTGTTGAAATGTCCacctttaattattttttcagccaatttagcccttataataaattttatcGCCAATTTAATACCTACCATCAAGTTTCTACACttccatccaattttccatcaaTTATAAGGGTAAGTTTGTCATTTTACAAAGTACAATAttaatacaaatttaaaaaaatgtataaaaaaaattcaaaatagaaaaaacaagaagaaaagtaaaCCAGCATATCACCAACACCCCCGCCCACCCCAACACCCCATTTCCCCTCCTTTACCAGAAACTCAATTTAGCCCCCAACCTTTGAAACTCAAATCACCCAACCCAACTGATGCTATCGCAGACCATCAAGCCATGGTTTGTAAATTtctaaacccaaaacccaaaaaaaggaaggagaagaaatcCCTAAACCCAAATTGGTTTGCTTGAGAACATTGCAAATTGGTTTGCTCAGAAAAACATAGCACTGTCCATGGCAGTGTTGTAGAGGTGGGTATATCTTCAATTCCTCCTTCTTCTCCACCTCCGCTGCTGCTCTTTCACTGGAAAAACCTTGCGGATGTGGGATTGCAGAGAGAGGGTCTGGGGGATGGGGTAGGGAAGACGTTGATTGCTAgggtttcttttattttttattttaaacttttttagtttttaaagatttaattatttttaatagaaaattggatgaaactACATGGAAACTAATGGCAAGGGCTAAAATGACCATTTAAAATAGTCAGATAGTTAAAttggctaaaaaaattatttaggGTGGACATTTTGACAAGCGTTATAGTTAAGGGGGGTTTTCAACAGTTTATCCGTTAAAAATGAATGGTTCATATTATTGGATCACATTGATGGTTGGGCCCGCTAACAATCCCATTTGTGAATAGTGTTGAGTCTAAAAAATCTTAAGAGAGACCGAAGTGTATTTCAAGCCCAATATAGCATCTTGTTGTAAAAAAGGCCCAACCGGTGTAAGCAAAAACCCGTCAAGCGCGGCCACAAAGTGCTTACACAAGCTTCAATACCAATCTCatgccaagaaaaaaatataacttgGCACGTGTATAGTCCAATgtttcctccttttttttataaaaaaaatgtgaaataaataaataaatattttattttattttttaatgtagTCCCTTGTTCCCCATATTTTGAACAACATTTGGTCCTTTAGAAGATGAATTATTACACTAAGCTTCATCTTGCCCAGATATCCTCCGACGGAAATCTTTATGGACATGCTGCTCATGGGACATGTTGGCCTATCTGTGACTCCTATCTTGCGATTGAGGATGCCATTAACCTTGTAGTACTGATTCTGATTAGGGCCCAATAGAGAGAgatctaaaataattttgagaCTCTGCAACCAAATTGGTGAGGGTGCAATATTTGTTGCATTTGCTGAGAAGTTTGTGACAATGAAGAGGAGATATCATGTTGACCAGATGGGATATGCTGagtgtgggagcaaattttaccacgagaatattcgcccaagattccttcgtcGTATTTGcccaagattccttcgtcttctctgcctctctttctccctacaaaacagatcggagtaaaaggaccacacctggggggtgttggccaaaggccctccgatgcctaagttaggtagggtgTTTCAAGGAAAACTGGGTGGCCGgggccgtgtgtggtggccggagccttgtgtgtgagagagagagaaaggaggtggctagggtttttgagaaataatttaTGCAGAGTTTCAGTAGGAATTTAGACGTACCTTAACCTTTGTGTGTGGCCAtccttttatagtggtctcggaggctagggtttcagaggaataattccgtagatggaaaggaattattcctccccgatttggaattgatttgattaactaaggatttgatttattagggtaaatcaaatccctaattgtggtaggtatcaaatcaattcctaatttaattaggtaactcctcatttaagTGGGAATTGGggtaggaatcaaatcaattctcgACCCAATTAGgtaatattctatttaattgggtaatccccaattaaattgaataattcccaattaggtcaaacAATCCCCAAATAGAAGGAATTATTAgacctagggttttgatttaattaggttcccacaaatgccccccagcttctgcgtGGCGTGTGGcagcatgtaggagatgtggATTAACCGTTGGGCCATCCAACTGCAACTGGGCTTCCTTCTTTGGTTTGGGCTCCTGCTTGGAGGAGGCTTTCTACTTGCTAATTTTCTGAAATTGAACTTGGGCAGTCCAACTATAACTAGGATGGAGGCGAGTAGGCCTGCTGCTGGAGCGGGTGGCAGTTTGGGTCGGCTTATTTATGGCTGGTCCAAACTGCTTTAAgtcattcttctttttgtgtCACGAACTAGGAACAGTATGAGTCAAGGCGATCATATATGGAGCACGGATGTGCTAGAAGTTAACGGCAGATGGGAAGGGGAGGTTGGCGACTGTCCGCTCGTTCCTCTCACCTACTACGATGGTAAGTTGCATCCCTCTGATCTGCTACAATTGCCATGGAATTCTTTGCTGTGTATCTGACTAACTTCCATCTTCTGCTTGCAGAGAATGAAATTTGCAAGAAGCTCGATCTCTGTCCGGACATGACCGATGTTCATCAAGCTTTGAACATCCTTGCCAGGTTCTGTGCATTACGCTGGTTGTTGAGTCAACATCAGAAGGAGGCTGGTGGTTTGCCCCCAGCCGAAGTTGTTGAAAGATGGGAACTAGATGATTTGCCACTTAAGTGGGAGAAGTCCTCAACCAAGCTTCCTCATTCTACCACGAGCAAGTCTTCCGTAAAGGGGTCTCGTCTGCTGAGAATGTCCCTATGGGagttgcttcttcttcatctgcCAGGATCAAGCACCTCGTTAGTGCGAACAGTAAGAAGTTCAATAGCATGCAGGAGGTCCGGGATATTCTGCTCAGGTCTCCGCTCGAACTACCCAAAACCCATGATCTACCCTGTAAGGAGGCTGTTGAGAAGTAGGGTTTGGGTTGCTTGTGCCGATCTTGGGATCAAACTGAGAGGACTGTACATCTGTCTAGCAATCATTACTCGTCTGCGAAGCCACGAACAGTCAAGCGCAGAGCTGACTCAATGTTGCAAGTTAAGCCAAGAGATCTAAAGAGTCGTCTGCTAGAGCAAAGAGTCCTTGAGTTGAGTGGACTGCAGACCCGGAAGTTGGTGATAGCTCCGCTGGTCAAGTTCGACACTCATATTGAAGCCACGGAGGCATCTAAGCATGAGATTACTTCCAATGCGTACAAGTTGGGATACTTGGATTGCCAGAATGGTGCTTCTCCTTGCTGCCCTCTcgaagatgatgatggtgagTAGTCCTGTCTTGACATGCCCCCCACTCAGAGTGAGCAGGTCAATGTTGTGGATGCAAAAGCAGTTGAAGAACAGATAGTAGATGAAGCTAAAATGGAAGAAGACAAACGCCAATGTGGgtcagcttgtctgcaatagAAGTGAGGCTTATCGTCTGCAAGCatatgtcggggacataatgctcgaaaaagactccattgagtttgtgcttcaaggagcagcttgtctgtaATGGAGGTGATGCTTGTCGCCTGCAAGCGTATGTCGGGGATATAATGCtcgaaaaagactccattgagtttgtgcttcgaggagcagcttgtctgcaatggaggtaaggcttgtcgcctgtgtgcatatgtcggggacataacGCTTgcaaaagactccattgagtttgtgctccgAGGAGccgcttgtctgcaatggagatAAGGCTTGTTGCCTGCATGTATATGTTTGTGGGACATAATGCTCAAAAAAATACTTCATTGAAAATCTTGCTCTTGTATTGATGTTGGTGTGAATACATCGCTTTATTGaataaaggaaattaataACATAGGTAACATCGAAAGCAGTTTGTCTTCAATGGAAGTACGGGAGGCTCGTCGCTTGCTAGGAGTCGAGCTGGTAAGCGAAAAGCTTCATGGATAGTATCTCCGAAGGTGGTGGGCATTCCATTGTCTGGAATTTCCTTCCCTTCTAGTGTGTCGAGGGTGTAACTTCCACTGCCCCCAGATCGGCTGATCACGTAGGGGCCTTCCCAGTTTggcttcatcttctttgacCCTTGCCTCAGTGCTGTGATGAAACTTTTTCTGAGCACAAGGTTTCCAGGCTGAAACTGTCTGATCTTGGCCTTCTTATTGTAGTGGGATGTCAACTGCTGCTTGTAAGTGGCAACCCGAACAATGGCCTTTTCTCGTTCTTCTTCGAGCAGATCAAGGTTGACTCTCATTTGCTTGCAATTTTGGTCAAGACTGCCCACCTCAATGCTCATGGAAGGGACTGTGATGTGTGAGGGAATGATTGCTTCCGTCCCATAGGCCAGGGAAAACGGTGTCTCTCCAGTCGATCTCCTTTTGGTTGTACGATAAGCCCCTAGGACTCCTGGTAGCTCGTCGACCCATTTTCCTTCTACGCCTTCCAGTCTTTTCTTTAGGCAGTCAAGCATGATCTTGTTAGATGCCTCTACTTGGCCATTGCCTTGCGGGTATCTGGGAGTTGACAGTGTTGTTTGATGCCATACTTTGCAAGGAATGCAGTGATCTGCCTACCCACAAACTGTGTACCATTGTCGGTGACTATCAATTGCGGGCAACCGAATCTGCAAATGATGTTCTCCCAGATGAACCGTTCAACGTCAGCTTCCTTAGTAGAAGATAAAGCCTCGGCCTCGATCcatttggtgaagtaattAGTGGCAACGATCATCATCTCCTTATTGGCAGGTGCTGTCGGCATAGGTCCCACCAAGTCTATGGCCCACTGCATGAATGGCTATGGACTGTTCTGCGGATGGTATTCTTCAACTAGTAGGCCAGGAATCGGCTTGTAGCATTGGCATCGATCACATCTTCGAGCATACTCAGTGAAGTCTTGGTGCATGGTAGGCTAGAAATAGCCGATGCTGAGAGCCTTCTGAGCAAGCGACCTGCCTCCAGCGTGATTTCCACATTCGCCATCGTGTATTTTGCAGAGAACCTTGAGCATTTGCGGGTACTTGATGCAAGTGAGATGAGGCCCGTAGTATGATATGCGGATAAGCATATCGCCTTTCATGTAGTATGTTGCAGCCttctgcttgattttcttggcCTCGGACTTGTCCTGGGGCAAGTTTTCATTCACTAGGTTGTCAATTATGGGTTCTTGCCAGCTAGGATCCTCGTTGATCTGCATTAGGTCCTGCTGTTCTGCATCTTCTATGCTAGGCTGGTCAAGGTGCTTGACCGGGATGGAGCATCTGAACTAGGTATCCAGCACTGATCCTAAGCTTGCCAGTGCATCTGCGTCCTCGTTCTCTGCTCGGGGCACCTGTTGGATGGTGAAGGTGGAAACGCCTTCAACAGCTCTTGGACTTTGTAAGGTACAAGATCATCCTTGGGTGCTTCGCCATGTATTCTCTTGAGGCTTGACTTGTGATCAGCTAGGAATCTGAGTAGATGGCCAGCTTCTTGATTGATAGCTCCTTTGCCAAGCGCAagccagcaagcaatgcctcggACT of Prunus dulcis chromosome 4, ALMONDv2, whole genome shotgun sequence contains these proteins:
- the LOC117625597 gene encoding uncharacterized protein LOC117625597; this translates as MAKHPRMILCSIPVKHLDQPSIEDAEQQDLMQINEDPSWQEPIIDNLVNENLPQDKSEAKKIKQKAATYYMKGDMLIRISYYGPHLTCIKYPQMLKVLCKIHDGECGNHAGGRSLAQKALSIGYF